From the Paludibacterium paludis genome, one window contains:
- a CDS encoding citrate synthase family protein: MPLYLFAAEAAALLGISRQTLYAYVSRGLLRAHPTDNHRVNRYRRDEVEALARSRARGRKPRETARATLNWGLPVLESGLTLIRDNRLYYRGRDAVRLAGSASVEQVAALLWQCDESEAFAAAPPPLPPVLDAVRPVYAGQSPRLALPALFALAPGNEDTAVWQTDPKRRTTGCGNLLRILAACLLGTSVQTAPLHRQCARAWNLDEAGAELARMALVLCADHELNASGFTARCIASTGASLHAAVLGGLCALGGGRHGGATDRIEAFWDEMGDMSAPDVSLRRRLERGDALPGFGHPLYPDGDARATALLAAILPARPRWKDWLDTAERLTGQRPSIDLALVAARRHLNLPQGSAFGLFALGRSIGWIAHALEQRAEDRLIRPRAAYAGPPPES; the protein is encoded by the coding sequence ATGCCGCTTTACCTCTTCGCCGCCGAAGCCGCCGCGTTGCTCGGCATATCGCGCCAAACGCTGTATGCCTACGTCAGCCGCGGACTGTTGCGCGCCCACCCGACGGACAACCATCGGGTCAACCGCTATCGGCGCGATGAAGTCGAGGCCCTGGCTCGCTCGCGGGCCCGCGGCCGCAAACCCCGGGAAACCGCCAGGGCCACGCTTAACTGGGGACTGCCGGTTCTGGAGTCCGGCCTCACCCTGATCCGGGACAACCGCCTGTACTATCGGGGACGGGACGCGGTGCGGCTGGCCGGCTCTGCCAGCGTGGAACAGGTCGCGGCGCTGCTCTGGCAATGCGACGAAAGCGAGGCCTTCGCGGCCGCCCCGCCCCCGCTGCCGCCAGTGCTCGACGCGGTTCGCCCGGTCTACGCCGGGCAAAGTCCGCGCCTTGCCTTGCCCGCCCTGTTCGCCCTGGCGCCGGGCAACGAGGACACGGCCGTCTGGCAAACGGACCCGAAACGGCGCACCACCGGTTGCGGAAACCTGCTCCGGATCCTGGCCGCCTGCCTGCTCGGCACGTCCGTGCAAACGGCGCCGCTGCACCGACAATGCGCCAGAGCCTGGAATCTGGACGAGGCCGGAGCCGAGCTGGCGCGCATGGCGCTGGTGCTGTGCGCGGACCATGAACTCAATGCCTCCGGATTCACCGCCCGCTGCATCGCCTCTACCGGCGCGAGCCTGCACGCCGCCGTGCTGGGCGGGCTGTGCGCGCTAGGCGGCGGCCGGCACGGCGGCGCCACGGACAGGATCGAAGCCTTCTGGGATGAAATGGGCGACATGAGCGCTCCGGACGTGTCGCTGCGCCGCCGCCTGGAACGCGGCGATGCCTTGCCCGGTTTCGGCCACCCGCTCTACCCGGACGGCGATGCGCGGGCCACCGCCCTTCTGGCGGCCATCCTGCCAGCGCGCCCGCGCTGGAAAGACTGGCTCGACACCGCGGAACGCCTCACCGGCCAGCGCCCGTCGATCGACCTTGCGCTGGTGGCGGCGCGCCGGCACCTGAACCTGCCGCAAGGAAGCGCGTTCGGACTGTTCGCCCTCGGGCGCTCGATCGGCTGGATCGCCCATGCGCTCGAGCAGCGCGCAGAGGACCGGCTCATCCGCCCCCGGGCCGCCTACGCCGGGCCTCCGCCCGAATCATGA
- a CDS encoding DHA2 family efflux MFS transporter permease subunit, with the protein MSTPAPAGSFHPASVGWTTAGLALAVFMQVLDGTIANVALPAIAGNLGVGPGQSTWVVTGFAASHAIALPLTGFLVRRVGLLRLFLWATALFTLASLLCGLAPSMETLVLCRMLQGAVAGPMIPTTQALMLSIHPPERRGFALSMIAMVTVAAPIAGPLLGGWITDSHSWRWAFLINLPVGLFACLVVAGQMRGSPVVTDRANVDIAGLVALIAGVGSLQVVLDKGNEADWFESPLIVTLSVMAVAGIVGFLFRALTARQPIVNLRLFRHRNFAAGVAALVLAYSAFYAVNVIMPLWLQRTLGYTPTLAGLAIAPMGILPVLLTPFMGKYAPRINLRLLVCAAFVLLAGASFLRAGFPSGVDFAHIAQVQLLQGLGLALFIMPINAILLSDLKPEDIAAGSGLSTFLRTLGASLAVSLTTLIWDRRTVEHRARLAENLDIYDAATRQAIAAPGQGGTSAGLERLAILVDSQAAQLAFNDVAGMLGVVFLAAIALVWLARPPFVPKTKT; encoded by the coding sequence GTGAGCACCCCGGCTCCCGCCGGGAGCTTCCATCCGGCCAGCGTGGGCTGGACCACGGCCGGCCTGGCGCTGGCGGTGTTCATGCAGGTGCTGGACGGCACCATCGCCAATGTGGCGCTGCCGGCCATCGCCGGCAATCTGGGCGTGGGCCCCGGCCAGAGCACCTGGGTCGTGACCGGATTCGCCGCCAGTCACGCCATCGCCCTGCCATTGACCGGGTTCCTGGTGCGCCGCGTCGGCCTGTTGCGTTTGTTTCTTTGGGCGACCGCCCTGTTCACGCTGGCGTCGCTGTTGTGCGGGCTCGCGCCGAGCATGGAAACGCTGGTGCTGTGCCGCATGCTGCAGGGCGCTGTGGCCGGCCCCATGATTCCGACCACCCAGGCGCTGATGCTGTCGATCCATCCGCCCGAGCGGCGCGGTTTCGCCCTGTCGATGATCGCCATGGTCACCGTGGCGGCGCCGATCGCCGGTCCCTTGCTCGGAGGCTGGATCACCGACAGCCATTCATGGCGCTGGGCATTCCTGATCAATCTGCCCGTCGGCCTGTTCGCCTGCCTTGTCGTGGCCGGCCAGATGCGCGGCAGTCCGGTTGTCACCGACCGCGCCAACGTCGACATCGCGGGACTGGTGGCCCTCATCGCGGGGGTCGGCTCGCTGCAGGTCGTGCTGGACAAAGGCAACGAGGCGGACTGGTTCGAGTCGCCGCTCATCGTGACGCTGTCGGTCATGGCGGTGGCCGGCATCGTGGGTTTTCTGTTCAGGGCGCTGACCGCGCGCCAGCCCATCGTCAACCTGCGTCTGTTCCGCCACCGCAATTTCGCGGCGGGTGTCGCGGCGCTGGTGCTGGCCTATTCCGCCTTCTACGCGGTCAATGTGATCATGCCTCTGTGGCTGCAGCGCACTTTGGGCTATACGCCGACCCTCGCCGGCCTCGCCATTGCGCCGATGGGTATCCTGCCGGTGCTTCTGACGCCGTTCATGGGCAAGTACGCGCCGCGGATCAACCTGCGCCTGCTGGTCTGCGCGGCCTTCGTTCTGCTTGCCGGCGCCTCGTTTCTGAGAGCCGGTTTCCCGTCCGGTGTCGACTTCGCTCATATCGCGCAGGTGCAACTGCTGCAGGGGCTGGGGCTGGCCCTGTTCATCATGCCGATCAACGCCATCCTGCTGTCGGACCTGAAGCCGGAAGACATCGCCGCGGGCTCGGGACTGTCCACCTTTTTGCGCACGCTGGGTGCCAGCCTGGCGGTTTCCCTGACCACGCTGATATGGGACAGGCGGACGGTGGAGCACCGCGCGCGCCTTGCGGAAAACCTGGACATTTACGATGCCGCGACACGCCAGGCGATCGCCGCGCCAGGCCAGGGCGGCACATCGGCCGGGCTTGAGCGGCTGGCGATTCTGGTCGACTCCCAGGCCGCCCAACTCGCCTTCAACGACGTGGCGGGCATGCTTGGCGTTGTTTTTCTGGCGGCCATCGCGCTGGTCTGGCTCGCCAGACCGCCGTTTGTTCCGAAAACGAAAACCTGA
- a CDS encoding AraC family transcriptional regulator, whose amino-acid sequence MLYLAAMTIQSPPLPSPCPDPLARAPRIASPSAHERLHRIPQGLQGAIAAIISRDIRGLGTTAEQRLTHFPASPLLSLSWFAGYEAGLVEHAGTGPLWRPFGASVVLAGSQSRPCTSWMPTDGRALMLCFTADIARRLFGVDPADIHDRFADARDVLDGQWRPLLNALLETQDDTEALAALERHLAPRWHAHSASALPSLRRIGRHWVERIALQAREWRRTHSPRQVERRVKAYSGRSLRQWQSLVKTEGVFFAARERYETGQPVDWAELAFDEGFADQAHLIRATRRITGFAPGEFARRFIEDESFWLYRLWV is encoded by the coding sequence TTGCTATACTTGGCCGCCATGACAATCCAGTCGCCGCCGCTTCCGTCGCCATGCCCCGATCCGCTTGCCCGAGCACCGCGGATCGCGTCCCCGTCCGCGCACGAACGGCTGCATCGTATCCCCCAGGGCCTGCAAGGCGCGATCGCGGCCATCATCAGCCGCGACATCCGGGGGCTCGGAACAACAGCCGAACAGCGCTTGACGCATTTTCCGGCCTCGCCGCTGCTCAGCCTCTCCTGGTTTGCGGGGTATGAGGCGGGACTCGTGGAACATGCCGGAACCGGACCGCTCTGGAGGCCGTTCGGCGCCTCCGTGGTGCTGGCCGGCAGCCAGTCGCGCCCCTGCACAAGCTGGATGCCGACCGACGGGCGCGCCCTCATGCTCTGCTTTACAGCCGACATCGCACGCCGGCTTTTCGGCGTGGATCCGGCGGACATCCATGATCGCTTCGCCGATGCGCGCGACGTACTGGACGGACAGTGGCGACCACTGCTGAACGCCCTGCTCGAAACACAAGACGATACAGAGGCGCTGGCCGCGCTGGAGCGGCACCTGGCGCCGCGCTGGCACGCCCACTCGGCATCGGCCCTTCCCTCTCTGCGGCGGATCGGCCGCCATTGGGTGGAACGCATCGCCCTGCAGGCCCGCGAATGGCGCCGCACCCACAGCCCGCGTCAGGTCGAACGCCGTGTCAAGGCCTATAGCGGCCGGTCCTTGCGTCAATGGCAGTCACTGGTCAAGACCGAGGGGGTGTTTTTCGCCGCGCGCGAACGCTACGAAACCGGCCAGCCCGTCGACTGGGCGGAACTGGCCTTCGATGAGGGCTTTGCCGACCAGGCGCACCTGATCCGCGCCACGCGACGCATCACGGGATTCGCCCCGGGCGAATTCGCCCGTCGCTTCATCGAAGACGAATCATTCTGGCTTTACCGTTTGTGGGTCTGA
- the kdsA gene encoding 3-deoxy-8-phosphooctulonate synthase, translating to MLIPPGLTVGNSREFVLFGGINVLESKDLALRAAEEYVRVTQKLGIPYVFKGSFDKANRSSIHSYRGPGLDEGMKILEAVKTAFGVPVITDVHEPWQAPLVAEVADVLQLPAFLARQTDLVVALAKTGRVINIKKPQFMSPPQVHNIVEKFVEAGNEQLILCDRGSCFGYDNLVVDMLGFGVMKKTTGDRPVIFDVTHALQQREAGAAASGGRREQVAELARAGMAVGLAGLFLEAHPDPDQAKCDGPSALPLHLLEPFLAELKAIDDLVKSFAPLPL from the coding sequence GTGCTCATCCCGCCCGGCCTCACCGTCGGCAACTCCCGTGAATTCGTCCTGTTCGGCGGCATCAACGTACTCGAATCGAAGGATCTGGCGCTGCGCGCCGCCGAAGAGTATGTCCGCGTCACGCAAAAGCTGGGCATTCCCTACGTTTTCAAAGGCAGTTTCGACAAGGCGAACCGTTCGTCCATCCACTCCTACCGCGGCCCCGGCCTGGACGAAGGGATGAAGATCCTCGAGGCGGTCAAAACCGCGTTCGGCGTGCCGGTCATCACGGATGTCCATGAACCCTGGCAGGCGCCGCTCGTCGCCGAGGTGGCGGATGTGCTGCAACTGCCGGCCTTCCTCGCGCGCCAGACCGATCTTGTCGTGGCCCTGGCCAAAACCGGACGGGTCATCAACATCAAGAAACCGCAGTTCATGAGTCCCCCGCAGGTGCACAACATCGTCGAGAAATTCGTGGAGGCGGGCAATGAACAGCTGATCCTGTGCGACCGGGGCTCCTGCTTCGGCTACGACAACCTGGTGGTCGACATGCTGGGATTCGGCGTGATGAAAAAAACCACGGGCGACCGCCCGGTCATTTTCGATGTCACCCATGCCCTGCAGCAGCGCGAAGCGGGCGCCGCGGCGTCGGGAGGGCGGCGCGAACAGGTCGCCGAACTGGCTCGCGCGGGGATGGCGGTGGGACTCGCGGGCCTGTTCCTCGAGGCCCATCCGGATCCGGACCAGGCCAAATGCGACGGTCCGAGCGCCCTGCCCCTGCACTTGCTGGAGCCTTTCCTCGCCGAACTGAAGGCGATCGACGATCTGGTCAAGTCCTTCGCCCCGCTGCCGCTCTGA
- a CDS encoding SCO family protein, with protein sequence MRDSEGTGPIPAETVFHQWVEELGGMGEARALMALLREDHPVYRQRGAAAVARMRAWVLLALGRNGLPDAAMPFVLEELETGKEAYPVAVAARVLRQGRVARAPLAAFVVRALENIRTHDAFVRLERYGGVPAPGEPCTTAVEELLAALRWLGPAAAGQPGVHTVLAATREGLAGARKSAVDVTETLLRAVGPDPSACCALPPALTENRRWPRIGRRPARGAVAAVLFEDQDGRRQTFAEVFRGKPSIVAFFYTRCDNPRKCSLTVAKLARAQALLAGRGLAGAVRTAAVTYDPAFDLPDRLRGYAQARGMRLDDEHRVLRAVSGMADLAGFFHLGAGFIGSLVNRHRVEVFVLDAEGRIAASFTRVAWDEAVVAGQAAALLKAPVPWRIWTRCAAIGLSAAGIGVIGAMPGLPWRWSLLPVFAAVNLGALWSVRGRSGRMAGFGVALAGALALFGLGAAFDRTSALLPGIALMTLGSVLEVTNGVWRRVGPPSPSLPAGTEPT encoded by the coding sequence ATGCGCGATTCGGAGGGTACCGGCCCGATTCCGGCGGAAACCGTATTCCACCAATGGGTGGAGGAGCTGGGCGGCATGGGGGAGGCGCGCGCCCTGATGGCGCTGTTGCGCGAGGATCATCCGGTCTACCGGCAGCGCGGCGCGGCGGCGGTCGCGCGGATGCGCGCCTGGGTGCTGCTGGCGCTGGGGCGAAACGGATTGCCCGATGCGGCGATGCCTTTCGTGCTCGAAGAACTCGAGACCGGCAAAGAGGCCTACCCGGTGGCGGTGGCCGCCCGCGTATTGCGCCAGGGGAGGGTGGCGCGCGCGCCGCTGGCGGCCTTTGTCGTCCGGGCGTTGGAGAACATCCGGACCCATGACGCTTTTGTCCGTCTGGAGCGGTACGGTGGGGTGCCGGCCCCCGGGGAGCCCTGCACCACGGCGGTCGAGGAGCTGCTGGCCGCGCTGCGCTGGCTCGGCCCCGCCGCCGCGGGTCAGCCTGGCGTGCACACCGTGCTGGCCGCGACCCGGGAGGGATTGGCGGGAGCCCGGAAGAGTGCGGTCGATGTCACGGAAACCCTGTTGCGCGCGGTGGGGCCGGATCCGAGCGCGTGTTGCGCCTTGCCGCCCGCGTTGACGGAAAACCGCCGCTGGCCGCGAATTGGGCGGCGGCCGGCCCGCGGCGCTGTCGCGGCTGTTCTGTTCGAGGATCAGGACGGCCGGCGCCAGACCTTCGCGGAGGTGTTCCGGGGAAAGCCCTCGATCGTGGCGTTCTTCTACACGCGCTGCGACAACCCGCGCAAATGCTCGCTGACCGTCGCCAAGCTGGCGCGAGCGCAGGCCCTGCTGGCCGGCCGCGGCCTGGCCGGGGCGGTGCGCACGGCGGCCGTCACCTATGATCCCGCCTTCGACCTTCCCGACCGGCTGCGCGGCTATGCCCAGGCGCGCGGCATGCGGCTCGATGACGAGCACCGCGTGCTGCGCGCCGTGTCGGGAATGGCGGATCTGGCCGGTTTCTTCCATCTTGGGGCGGGATTCATCGGGTCGCTGGTGAACCGCCACCGGGTGGAAGTGTTCGTCCTGGACGCCGAGGGCCGTATCGCGGCCTCGTTCACCCGCGTGGCGTGGGACGAAGCCGTGGTTGCCGGGCAGGCCGCCGCGCTGCTGAAGGCGCCGGTCCCATGGCGGATCTGGACGCGTTGCGCGGCGATCGGCCTGAGCGCGGCCGGGATCGGCGTGATCGGCGCGATGCCGGGTTTGCCCTGGCGGTGGTCGCTGTTGCCGGTGTTCGCGGCCGTCAACCTGGGCGCGTTGTGGTCTGTCCGCGGCCGCTCAGGACGCATGGCGGGCTTCGGCGTCGCTCTTGCCGGCGCGTTGGCGCTGTTCGGTTTGGGCGCTGCGTTTGACCGGACTTCGGCGCTCCTGCCCGGGATCGCGCTGATGACGCTGGGTTCCGTGCTGGAGGTGACGAATGGTGTGTGGCGGCGCGTGGGGCCGCCGTCGCCGTCCTTGCCGGCCGGAACCGAGCCGACCTGA
- a CDS encoding RES family NAD+ phosphorylase, translating to MIAWRISNYADLNGLGGLHAEGRWHFAGRPIVYLADHSASAMLEMLVHCELRTLPASFQLLRVEIPDDCLLDLDPGELEAGWQARPHLTRGIGDAWLEQAPSAVLRVPSALTVDGRNLLLNPVHPDAARCRILDVLRAPLDPRLRPL from the coding sequence GTGATCGCCTGGCGCATCAGCAATTATGCCGACCTGAACGGGCTGGGCGGCCTGCACGCCGAGGGCCGATGGCACTTCGCCGGACGGCCGATCGTTTATCTGGCCGATCATTCGGCGAGCGCCATGCTGGAAATGCTGGTGCACTGCGAGCTGCGCACCCTGCCGGCGAGTTTTCAGCTGCTCAGGGTGGAGATTCCGGACGACTGCCTGCTCGACCTGGATCCGGGCGAACTCGAAGCGGGCTGGCAGGCCCGTCCGCACCTGACGCGCGGTATCGGCGACGCCTGGCTGGAACAGGCGCCCTCCGCCGTGCTGCGGGTCCCCAGCGCGTTGACGGTGGACGGGCGCAACCTGCTGCTCAACCCCGTCCACCCCGATGCCGCCCGCTGCCGGATTCTCGATGTCCTGCGCGCGCCGCTGGACCCGCGGCTGCGTCCGCTCTGA
- a CDS encoding glycosyltransferase family 39 protein: MTTQDNRPAATASRPMPAPSGVPRQYGTRVAPHDWSSRFADVLLRYPVLLCALNALVWFIAGQIAFQNLDPYGDMVETFAMTPNWELGTFKHPPLMGWVAKSWFLVWPREIWAFYLLSSVCLLIGMLGVFRLARLFLPLEQSVLAVLALGLTLPFSTLGFKYNANSILLPIWPWLACLFVTSWRGGSWRHAVALGALAALGMLGKYFTGVLLASMFIAAVATPSGRQWLRTPAPYLAAAVCMLCLAPHIVWLLQHGAPTIAYAEKRGGVPIAWDHLASFLLSPFSYAGLAWLLALWAAFRGKALFRIRQSFRRTGPDDVLFWLTFAPLAIVAFFALAAGMTLTLHWAIPVVYAFPVFWLTRATAPDAAKVRWAMGALPTVWATLMAAGALFAVAQGLNGALSHYREDAAIARQLLRASPVGRIVWVGGSWPEAAIVPFFADRTVRALPGLPDHPPLGVSPVMSRLSRLGAGALLCRLNDAACQRESVAWLKAKGLPAIPSDITATRQGWLFPLKIPTTYRVYWYR, translated from the coding sequence ATGACTACCCAAGACAACCGCCCTGCGGCCACCGCTTCGCGCCCGATGCCCGCGCCTTCCGGAGTTCCGCGCCAATACGGTACGCGCGTCGCCCCGCACGATTGGTCATCGCGATTCGCCGATGTCCTGCTGCGTTATCCGGTGCTGTTGTGCGCCCTCAATGCGCTGGTCTGGTTCATCGCGGGGCAGATCGCCTTCCAGAACCTCGATCCGTATGGCGACATGGTCGAGACTTTCGCGATGACACCAAACTGGGAGCTGGGCACCTTCAAGCACCCGCCCCTGATGGGCTGGGTCGCCAAAAGCTGGTTCCTGGTCTGGCCCCGGGAAATCTGGGCGTTTTACCTGTTGAGCAGCGTCTGTCTGCTGATCGGCATGCTGGGGGTTTTCCGGTTGGCCAGACTGTTTCTCCCTCTCGAGCAAAGCGTGCTCGCGGTGCTGGCGCTCGGCCTCACCCTGCCGTTCAGTACACTGGGCTTCAAATACAACGCCAATAGCATTCTGCTGCCGATCTGGCCCTGGCTCGCCTGCCTGTTCGTCACCTCATGGCGTGGCGGAAGCTGGCGCCACGCGGTCGCCCTGGGTGCCTTGGCCGCGCTTGGCATGCTCGGCAAATACTTCACCGGCGTGCTCTTGGCGAGCATGTTCATCGCGGCGGTCGCCACCCCCTCCGGACGCCAATGGCTGCGCACCCCCGCCCCCTATCTGGCCGCCGCCGTGTGCATGCTGTGCCTCGCCCCGCATATCGTCTGGCTGCTCCAGCATGGCGCGCCGACCATCGCCTACGCGGAAAAACGCGGCGGCGTGCCGATCGCCTGGGATCACTTGGCAAGCTTCCTGCTGTCACCGTTCAGCTACGCGGGCCTGGCCTGGCTGCTCGCGCTGTGGGCCGCGTTCCGCGGCAAGGCGCTGTTCCGGATCCGGCAATCGTTCCGCCGCACAGGGCCCGACGACGTGCTCTTCTGGCTGACCTTCGCGCCGCTGGCGATCGTGGCGTTCTTCGCCCTCGCCGCGGGCATGACCCTCACCCTGCACTGGGCCATTCCTGTCGTTTACGCTTTCCCGGTGTTCTGGCTGACCCGCGCGACCGCGCCCGATGCGGCAAAAGTCCGGTGGGCCATGGGCGCGCTGCCCACCGTCTGGGCAACGCTGATGGCCGCCGGCGCACTGTTCGCCGTCGCGCAGGGGTTGAACGGCGCATTGAGCCATTACCGCGAGGATGCCGCGATCGCCAGGCAACTGTTGCGCGCCAGCCCTGTCGGCCGGATCGTCTGGGTCGGCGGCAGCTGGCCGGAAGCGGCGATCGTGCCGTTCTTCGCCGATCGCACCGTGCGCGCGCTGCCCGGCCTGCCCGACCACCCGCCCCTTGGCGTGAGCCCCGTCATGTCCCGGCTGTCGCGCCTTGGCGCCGGCGCCCTGCTTTGCCGGCTGAACGATGCCGCCTGTCAGCGCGAATCGGTCGCCTGGCTCAAGGCCAAAGGATTGCCCGCCATCCCGTCGGACATCACGGCCACGCGCCAGGGATGGCTGTTCCCGCTCAAGATACCCACCACATACCGGGTGTACTGGTATCGGTAG
- a CDS encoding antitoxin Xre/MbcA/ParS toxin-binding domain-containing protein — MTGTVFRRGTTHRTPARAARYTRLSKLIGHSVHSDLDVATCVAQGVEPILIDHLTREGLTRKELEFVIPARTLAHRIARKESLSRDESERGVRIANLLVLAEQVLGGAQAATDWLRHPLVRFGGATPLETARTEQGARLVENLLTQIDEGYFA; from the coding sequence ATGACGGGCACGGTATTCAGACGCGGCACAACACACAGGACACCGGCGCGCGCCGCGCGCTATACCCGGCTGTCCAAACTGATCGGCCATTCGGTCCACTCCGATCTGGATGTCGCCACCTGCGTCGCCCAGGGCGTCGAACCCATCCTGATCGATCACCTCACCCGCGAGGGTCTGACCCGCAAGGAGCTGGAATTCGTCATTCCGGCGCGCACCCTGGCGCACCGCATCGCCCGCAAGGAAAGCCTGAGCCGGGACGAATCGGAGCGCGGCGTGCGCATCGCCAATCTGCTGGTGCTCGCCGAGCAGGTGCTGGGCGGGGCCCAGGCCGCCACCGACTGGCTGCGCCATCCCCTCGTCCGCTTCGGCGGCGCCACGCCGCTGGAGACGGCCAGAACCGAACAGGGCGCCCGCCTCGTCGAAAACCTGCTCACCCAGATCGACGAAGGCTATTTCGCGTGA
- a CDS encoding GNAT family N-acetyltransferase translates to MLTLRPMRPDDFERFWPIFHSVASARETYALDPDTTPEQARHYWLRLPLATQVAEVDGHLVGSYFLKPNGAGPGDHVCNCGYMVAESARGRGVARAMCEHSQSLARDYGFLAMQFNSVVACNDVAVALWQKLGFDIVGRVPRAFRHGRAGLVDCLVMYKWLGQGDVPLVP, encoded by the coding sequence ATGTTGACCCTTCGACCCATGCGACCCGATGACTTCGAACGGTTCTGGCCGATTTTCCATTCCGTGGCGAGCGCCCGCGAGACCTATGCGCTCGATCCCGATACCACGCCGGAGCAGGCGCGCCACTACTGGCTGCGGCTGCCGCTCGCCACCCAGGTGGCGGAGGTGGACGGCCATCTGGTCGGCTCCTATTTTCTGAAGCCCAATGGCGCCGGTCCCGGCGATCATGTGTGCAATTGTGGTTACATGGTGGCCGAGTCCGCGCGAGGCCGGGGCGTGGCCCGGGCCATGTGCGAACACTCTCAGAGTCTGGCCCGCGATTACGGGTTCCTGGCCATGCAGTTCAATTCGGTGGTCGCCTGCAACGATGTGGCGGTGGCCTTGTGGCAGAAGCTCGGGTTCGACATCGTCGGCCGGGTGCCGCGGGCCTTCCGTCACGGGCGGGCCGGTCTGGTCGACTGTCTTGTCATGTACAAATGGCTGGGGCAGGGCGATGTTCCCCTCGTGCCGTGA
- a CDS encoding CoA transferase yields the protein MAPDEKLSGLTRSALATLWRSTGLDERALDHVNLTGDGQSLPSSFAVGCAAQASIAASALAAAHLWQLRGGAWQTVSVDRRAAEAEFRSERYLRVDGSAPPDPWDALAGLYRCGDGRWVRLHTNFPHHRQGLLDLLGCGGDREDVAAALRGWRAAAVEDALAERGLVGSMVRSFDEWDAHPQARALADLPVFTLERIGDAPAEPLPPALRPLSGVRVLDLTRIIAGPVGTRALAAHGAEVLLVTSPRLPSIPSLVIDTGRGKRSCQLDLTQAEDRGRLAHLLRQADVLVDGYRPGGLAGLGFGAEAAAALRPGMVCVSLSAYSHAGPWAGRRGFDSLVQAATGFNLAEAEAAGRNEPLALPAQALDHAAGYLIALGAIAALSRRATEGGSWHVRVSLAQTARWLRGLGRIDNGFAVADPDRESVRDCLEESGSGFGRLSAVGHAAVMATTPAGWERPSVPLGRDEPVWPEGGGRDGMAAGQTHKR from the coding sequence ATGGCACCGGACGAAAAACTCTCCGGCCTGACGCGCTCGGCGCTCGCTACCTTGTGGCGGAGCACCGGCCTGGACGAACGGGCGTTGGATCACGTCAACCTGACAGGGGACGGGCAGAGCCTGCCGTCGTCGTTCGCCGTGGGGTGCGCGGCCCAAGCGAGCATTGCCGCCTCGGCGCTCGCGGCGGCCCATCTGTGGCAGTTGCGTGGCGGCGCCTGGCAGACGGTCAGCGTGGATCGCCGCGCGGCGGAAGCGGAGTTCCGCAGCGAGCGCTATTTGCGCGTGGACGGTTCGGCTCCGCCGGACCCCTGGGATGCGCTGGCCGGACTGTATCGTTGCGGTGACGGGCGCTGGGTGCGATTGCACACGAATTTCCCGCATCACCGGCAAGGCCTGCTCGATTTGCTCGGGTGTGGGGGCGATCGGGAGGATGTGGCGGCGGCGCTGCGGGGCTGGCGCGCGGCGGCGGTGGAGGACGCGCTGGCCGAGCGTGGCCTGGTGGGGAGCATGGTGCGCTCATTCGACGAATGGGACGCCCATCCCCAGGCCCGGGCGCTGGCCGACTTGCCGGTGTTCACCCTGGAGCGGATCGGGGACGCGCCCGCCGAGCCGCTGCCGCCGGCGCTCCGCCCCCTTTCGGGCGTCAGGGTGCTGGACCTGACGCGCATCATCGCCGGCCCGGTGGGCACCCGCGCGCTCGCCGCGCACGGCGCGGAAGTGTTGCTGGTGACGTCTCCGCGTTTGCCGTCCATTCCCTCGCTGGTCATCGACACCGGACGCGGCAAGCGTTCCTGTCAGCTGGATCTGACGCAGGCCGAAGATCGGGGCCGTCTCGCGCACCTGCTGCGGCAGGCCGATGTGCTGGTCGATGGATACCGGCCGGGAGGGCTCGCCGGTCTGGGCTTCGGCGCCGAAGCGGCGGCCGCGTTGCGGCCCGGCATGGTCTGCGTGTCGCTATCGGCCTACAGCCATGCCGGCCCCTGGGCGGGACGGCGCGGTTTCGATTCGCTGGTGCAGGCCGCCACCGGATTCAATCTTGCCGAGGCGGAGGCGGCCGGCCGGAATGAACCGCTGGCCTTGCCGGCGCAAGCGCTGGATCACGCCGCCGGCTACCTGATCGCCCTGGGCGCCATCGCGGCGCTGTCCCGCCGCGCCACGGAAGGGGGCAGCTGGCATGTGCGCGTGTCGCTGGCGCAGACGGCCCGCTGGCTGCGAGGCCTTGGCCGCATCGACAACGGGTTCGCGGTGGCCGATCCGGATCGGGAGTCGGTGCGGGATTGTCTGGAGGAGTCCGGCTCGGGGTTCGGACGGCTCAGCGCGGTCGGGCATGCCGCCGTGATGGCGACAACGCCGGCCGGCTGGGAGCGTCCATCCGTGCCGCTGGGCCGCGACGAGCCTGTCTGGCCGGAAGGCGGCGGGCGGGACGGGATGGCGGCGGGTCAGACCCACAAACGGTAA